The Vicia villosa cultivar HV-30 ecotype Madison, WI linkage group LG1, Vvil1.0, whole genome shotgun sequence genome includes a region encoding these proteins:
- the LOC131644055 gene encoding importin subunit alpha-2-like encodes MSYRPTANSRTEVRRNRYKVAVDAEEGRRRREDTMVEIRKNRREESLLKKRREGLQPQQIPSSIHSVVEKKLENLPSMVAGVWSDDNNLQLESTTQFRKLLSIERTPPIEEVIQTGVVSRFVEFLMREDFPQLQFEAAWALTNIASGTSENTKVVIDHGAVPIFVKLLASSSDDVREQAVWALGNVAGDSPKCRDLVLGQGALIPLLAQLNEHAKLSMLRNATWTLSNFCRGKPQPPFDQVKPALPALAGLIHSNDEEVLTDACWALSYLSDGTNDKIQAVIEAGVCPRLVELLLHPSPSVLIPALRTVGNIVTGDDMQTQVIINHQSLPCLFNLLTNNYKKSIKKEACWTISNITAGNKQQIQAVIEANIFGPLVTLLQNAEFDIKKEAAWAISNATSGGSHEQIKYLVEQGCIKPLCDLLICPDPRIVTVCLEGLENILKVGEADKNIGNTGDVNLYAQLIDDAEGLEKIENLQSHDNTEIYEKAVKLLETYWLEEEDETMPPGDASQGGFNFGSTDVPSVPSGGFNFNQ; translated from the exons ATGTCGTATCGTCCAACTGCAAACTCCAGGACCGAGGTCCGTCGCAATCGATACAAAGTCGCCGTCGATGCCGAAGAAGGCCGCCGACGCCGTGAGGACACCATGGTTGAGATCCGCAAGAATCGTAGGGAAGAGAGTTTGCTCAAAAAGAGACGCGAGGGTCTTCAACCTCAGCAGATTCCTTCCTCCATTCACTCCGTCGTAGAGAAGAAG TTGGAAAatttaccatccatggttgctGGTGTTTGGAGTGATGATAATAATTTGCAGCTTGAGTCAACAACTCAGTTTCGAAAGCTGCTTTCTATTG AACGTACTCCACCGATTGAGGAGGTTATACAGACGGGTGTTGTTTCTCGTTTTGTTGAGTTTTTGATGAGGGAGGATTTTCCACAGTTGCAG TTTGAGGCAGCTTGGGCCTTGACAAATATAGCTTCTGGAACGTCTGAAAACACCAAAGTGGTAATTGACCATGGCGCTGTCCCAATTTTTGTGAAGCTCCTTGCTTCTTCTAGTGACGATGTCCGTGAACAG gCAGTTTGGGCATTAGGAAATGTTGCTGGGGATTCTCCTAAATGTCGTGATCTTGTTCTCGGCCAGGGGGCTTTGATTCCTCTTTTGGCACAATTGAATGAACATGCCAAGCTTTCTATGCTGAGAAATGCTACTTGGACACTTTCAAACTTCTGCAGAGGCAAGCCACAGCCCCCTTTTGATCAG GTTAAACCTGCACTTCCTGCCCTTGCTGGTCTTATTCATTCAAATGATGAAGAAGTCTTGACTGATGCCTGCTGGGCACTTTCATATCTTTCTGACGGTACAAATGATAAAATTCAAGCTGTAATTGAAGCTGGTGTTTGTCCCCGACTTGTGGAGCTTCTACT GCACCCATCTCCTTCAGTGTTGATTCCTGCTCTTCGCACTGTTGGAAACATAGTCACTGGAGATGATATGCAAACTCAG GTTATCATCAATCACCAGTCTCTTCCTTGCTTATTTAATCTGTTGaccaataattataaaaaaagcaTCAAGAAGGAAGCTTGTTGGACCATATCAAACATTACAGCTGGGAATAAACAACAGATTCAG GCTGTGATTGAGGCCAATATATTCGGTCCTTTGGTGACCCTGCTTCAAAATGCTGAGTTTGATATTAAGAAAGAGGCTGCTTGGGCTATCTCAAATGCTACATCTGGTGGATCTCACGAACAAATCAA GTACCTAGTAGAGCAAGGGTGTATTAAGCCATTGTGTGATCTTCTTATCTGTCCGGATCCTAGAATTGTGACAGTTTGTCTGGAAGGGCTTGAAAACATCTTGAAGGTTGGAGAAGCTGATAAAAATATTGGCAACACTGGTGACGTGAATCTCTATGCCCAATTGATTGATGATGCCGAGGGGTTGGAGAAAATTGAAAACCTCCAGAGTCACGACAACACTGAGATTTATGAGAAGGCTGTGAAGCTTCTTGAGACATACTggttggaggaagaagatgaaactATGCCTCCAGGGGATGCTTCTCAAGGAGGATTCAACTTTGGTAGCACTGATGTTCCTTCTGTGCCTTCTGGAGGGTTCAACTTCAATCAGTAG